One Gossypium hirsutum isolate 1008001.06 chromosome A11, Gossypium_hirsutum_v2.1, whole genome shotgun sequence genomic window carries:
- the LOC107892607 gene encoding protein tesmin/TSO1-like CXC 3 isoform X1, whose amino-acid sequence MESSRNAIEASSPATSPLEKETTPATSPPEKVTTAATSPPEKGTTPATSPPENETTPATSPPEKETTPVTFPPEKVTTSSTSPLEKVTTPATATSPPEKVTTPATATSPPAKETTPATSPPAKETTPATSPLEKVTTSEKKSPVSEFLNRLSPIMPSRARASLRNQRLSEFSFTSISSLVNSPPLNAHQRPICLSFVERDEIGGSSSNGHNQDDSMIKNGEYWAPHGETRGACFNTSEVTTEKTKDNANDGVVEISGDERWRRMLDFSNGHNQGDSMIKNGEYWAPHDETRGACFNASEVTTEKTKDNANDGVVEISGDERWCRMLDFSSKNIPEHVESDEFLEHVSQGFDSQPTFLGGNQGMSIPLPSYILPLNHHPFISPAGGVVPLNHHPFISPAGRVSDHVDSDHQGGRVPEKMEDSQEMSFLHLLRSKQFADRVDQQSKSQVSSKGERNKETFPVKIPAWKHCNCIRSRCVKLYCECFAAGIYCDNCACQNCLNNPDYDDTVLDTRQQIELRDPLAFASPVVFPSNDSPNVTGHGNLMNAGSPRHRRGCKCKRTKCLKKYCDCYRAEVGCSAICNCEDCDNSFGKKPGRYKINVPLS is encoded by the exons GCTACCTCTCCTCCGGAAAAAGAAACGACTCCTGTTACCTTTCCTCCGGAAAAGGTAACGACTTCTTCGACCTCTCCTCTGGAAAAAGTAACAACTCCTGCTACTGCTACCTCTCCTCCGGAAAAAGTAACGACTCCTGCTACTGCCACCTCTCCTCCGGCAAAAGAAACGACTCCTGCTACCTCTCCTCCGGCAAAAGAAACGACTCCTGCTACCTCTCCTTTGGAAAAAGTAACGACTTCTGAAAAA AAATCTCCGGTTTCCGAATTTCTCAATCGTCTCTCTCCTATAATGCCATCCAGAGCGAGAGCATCACTGCGTAATCAAAGGCTTTCTGAGTTCAGTTTTACATCGATTTCTTCATTGGTTAACTCACCCCCTCTAAATGCACACCaacgaccaatatgcttaagcTTCGTTGaaag AGATGAAATTGGTGGGTCAAGTTCAAATGGTCACAACCAAGACGATTCTATGATAAAAAATGGTGAATACTGGGCTCCACATGGTGAAACACGTGGTGCTTGTTTCAATACTTCAGAAGTGACGACTGAAAAAACTAAGGATAACGCAAATGATGGCGTGGTTGAGATTTCCGGTGATGAAAGGTGGCGTAGGATGTTGGATTTTTCAAATGGTCACAACCAAGGCGATTCTATGATAAAAAATGGTGAATACTGGGCTCCACATGATGAAACACGTGGTGCTTGTTTCAATGCTTCAGAAGTGACGACTGAAAAAACTAAGGATAACGCAAATGATGGCGTGGTTGAGATTTCCGGTGATGAAAGGTGGTGTAGGATGTTGGATTTTTCATCTAAAAACATCCCGGAACATGTTGAATCTGATGAATTTTTGGAACACGTGAGTCAAGGTTTCGATTCTCAGCCCACTTTCCTTGGTGGAAACCAGGGCATGTCGATTCCGCTCCCATCttatattctaccattaaaccaTCATCCTTTCATTTCACCAGCTGGGGGAGTCGTACCATTAAACCATCATCCCTTCATTTCACCAGCTGGGAGAGTCAGTGATCATGTTGATAGTGATCACCAGGGAGGTCGTGTACCAGAAAAAATGGAGGATTCTCAGGAAATGTCCTTTCTTCACCTGCTTAGAAGTAAACAATTTGCTGACAGGGTTGACCAACAATCCAAATCCCAAGTTAGCTCAAAAGGGGAGAG GAATAAAGAAACATTCCCAGTGAAGATTCCAGCCTGGAAACACTGCAACTGCATAAGATCCAGATGTGTGAAACT TTATTGTGAGTGCTTTGCAGCAGGGATTTACTGCGATAATTGTGCATGCCAGAACTGTTTGAACAATCCAGATTATGACGATACTGTTCTTGATACTCGACAACAAATTGAATTGCGTGACCCTCTTGCATTTGCTTCACCTGTTGTTTTCCCATCCAATGATTCTCCTAATGTTACT GGTCATGGAAACTTGATGAACGCTGGATCACCCAGGCACAGAAGGGGATGCAAATGCAAGAGGACAAAATGCCTAAAAAAGTACTGCGATTGCTATCGA gCTGAAGTCGGATGCTCTGCCATATGCAACTGTGAGGATTGTGACAATTCTTTTGGCAAGAAGCCAG GGAGATACAAAATCAATGTTCCGCTCTCATGA